In the Hordeum vulgare subsp. vulgare chromosome 7H, MorexV3_pseudomolecules_assembly, whole genome shotgun sequence genome, one interval contains:
- the LOC123407497 gene encoding uncharacterized protein LOC123407497, which produces MEEDGPSRSGLPPVGECEWREELRQQQSQVEALHDRLVEVKVGMRRSEDDSGRELEHLCRRVKTIATLLAYLKSKARIMSIPHLAHTSCGIRNQDGVGFVDRHGVPLADWSKAAEPASCGGGSDDRAATEGSGVLKNGDAVEGDGDVDDILKSIRVVTDVMESLVKRVIVAESETANEKEKVRIGLEEIRRKTIQVESMSVKVEEMEKFAVGTNGMLNEMRQRVEDMVLETTRQRQRAAENEQELSRVKNDFESLRTYVSTLVSVRETLLSSEKQFETMEKLFDRLVARTNQLETEKAQKEAEVQKVMEENVRLRAMVDKKDAQLQAMSEQCKFMALNRPN; this is translated from the exons ATGGAGGAGGACGGCCCTAGCCGGAGCGGCCTGCCGCCGGTCGGGGAGTGCGAATGGAGGGAGGAGCTGAGGCAGCAGCAGTCCCAGGTGGAGGCGCTGCACGACCGGCTCGTGGAGGTCAAGGTCGGGATGCGGCGCTCCGAGGACGATTCCGGCCGGGAGCTCGAGCACCTGTGCCGCAGGGTCAAGACCATCGCCACCCTGCTGGCGTACCTCAAATCCAAGGCCAGGATCATGTCGATTCCGCACCTCGCGCACACGTCCTGCGGGATCAGGAACCAGGATGGCGTGGGGTTCGTCGACCGGCACGGGGTGCCCCTGGCCGATTGGTCCAAGGCCGCCGAGCCCGCTTCCTGTGGGGGAGGTTCGGATGACAGGGCGGCGACAGAGGGTAGCGGCGTTCTGAAAAATGGCGATGCCGTTGAAGGGGATGGAGATGTCGATGACATCCTCAAGTCCATCCGCGTGGTGACCGATGTCATGGAGTCTCTTGTCAAGAGAGTGATTGTGGCCGAGTCTGAAACTGCTAATGAGAAAGAAAAGGTCAGGATTGGGTTGGAAGAGATCAGGAGGAAGACCATACAGGTCGAGTCCATGTCGGTCAAAGTCGAGGAGATGGAGAAATTTGCAGTGGGTACGAACGGCATGCTGAATGAGATGAGGCAGCGGGTTGAAGATATGGTCCTAGAGACCACTCGGCAGAGGCAGCGCGCTGCTGAAAATGAGCAGGAGCTCAGCCGTGTGAAGAATGACTTTGAGTCGCTCAGAACTTATGTCAGCACACTCGTTAGTGTCAGAGAAACCCTTCTTTCATCGGAGAAGCAATTCGAGACAATGGAGAAGCTTTTTGACAG GCTAGTCGCAAGGACCAACCAGCTCGAGACTGAGAAAGCACAGAAAGAAGCAGAAGTCCAGAAGGTCATGGAGGAAAATGTGAGGCTACGTGCCATGGTCGACAAGAAGGACGCACAGCTCCAGGCGATGAGCGAGCAGTGCAAGTTCATGGCTCTGAACCGTCCAAACTAG